DNA from Coffea arabica cultivar ET-39 chromosome 10c, Coffea Arabica ET-39 HiFi, whole genome shotgun sequence:
tatcactTTCCTAACTTGGCCATAGCAGTCAAGGCTATTCTTCTAATTAAATCACAATTGAAGCAGCAAGTCTTTTGGTTATTCATAGTTCTCGtcatcattttcttggaaactaAGATGTGCATGAGAGTGAAaggattattattattttttttttttaccattttaGTGTTTTGGACtttgaaggattttttttttttttgaaatttgttaCTGTTGCTGGACACATATATACACCATTAACtcaatgttttctttttcttgaggACCTAACTCATTGATTTTCGATTCATTTGGTTAAAAGAAATCAGCTCGCCATTGCATTTAACCTGTTAATTGCTCTTTAGTTtgacataaaataaaaagaagttaCTTGAGTTTGGTTAGACTTAAACACCAATAAAGCAATCCAGCGTTTGTGGAACTTTTTTGCATGATCATGCATGAACAAGAAGCAGCATTGCTAATTCAATCTTATAAAATTTGTAGGTAAAATCAGAGGGGGCTGTTACTGCTGATTGGGATCGATTCAATACTACATGGGGAGACGATGATCCCTCAGTTTTCTTGATCACAACTGTGGGAGGATACCAGGGTGAATACCAAGTGACCAACGGATATGGTCCACTCACAGCACCACAAGTGATGAAGGTAAGTTTGGAAAATCCCATCAAAATTCAAGAGTTAGTTTTCAGATTTTCCAGCTTCTCATTAATTTGTAATCATATTACATTTAATTATCCCGCATTTAATTTCATTGTTTAAacttaatataataaaaatccACGTCTCCCTTTCTTTATCACCCAGACACATTCACAAATTTCATGTGTTACAGGAACACTGGAATACTTATATCGTGGAGAATGACTTCAAATTCATAGCAGAGAATGGATTGAATGCTGTGAGAATCCCAGTTGGGTGGTGGATAGCCAGTGACCCCAACCCCCCTAAGCCTTTTGTTGGTGGATCCTTGCAGGCCTTAGACAACGCCTTCTTGTGGGCTCAGTACGTATACTTTCTTTGTTTCGTTCTTCTACATGGCATAATTGAAGACAAACTCAATTCTTTAGGGTCTAGAGAAACGAAAACATCCTTCACATTTACTATATTTCTTCACATAATAAGATTATAATGTGCTTTCTAAGAATGAAGAACTTCAAGAGAGGTTTTTGGCATTTAAAAACCTATATTTATCTAGAGTAATTTGGGAGGAACGTTACTTGCAGGAAATATGGCCTTAAGGTTATAATTGACCTACATGCTGCACCGGGTTCACAGAATGGTATGGAACACAGTGCCACCAGAGATGGTTCTCTAGAATGGGGGCTGACTGATGAAAGCATTCAACAAACAGTAGCCGTCATCGACTTCCTAGCTGCCAGGCAAACCCCAACCTAAataattttgtcaattttttcaTAGATTTATGTTGCTGGTGTtgtacttgattttttttctcatttcttcttTCCAACACAATCTTGTATAGGTATGCAAAGAACCCAAGCCTGTTAGCAGTTGAACTGCTGAATGAGCCTCTTGCACCGGGTGTTGCTTTGGACACCCTCACCCGCTACTATAGGGATGCTTATGATGCTGTCCGGAAGCACTCATCCACTGCTTACGTAATTCTGTCCAACCGACTTGGCCCTGCTGATCACACTGAGTTGTTTGCCCTCGCCAGCGTGCTCACCAAACCAGTTATTGACGTCCATTACTACAATCTCTTCTCTACCATCTTCACTAATATGACTGTTCAACAACACATCGATTATGTCAAAACCAATCGGACAGCTGAATTGGCCAGTATCACATCACCAAATGGACCTAAAATCTTTGTGGGTAAGCAACTACTAGCAATAATTTTAGCGACGTGAAATTTGCTTAAAAGAATATATTAATCTTTtctactgacagtgtatacattattaTCAAAAGTAAATGCGTGTCTCTCATATGCAAATCTGCTGGTGTATTTTCTTTAGATATACCAAACATTATACCTAAAAGAATTTACCAAAATTGCAGGATAAAAATTACAACTGAATtgatattttcaatttttacttGTTTGACTTTTAGGTGAATGGGTAGCTGAATGGGATGTCAAGGGTGCAACAAGACAGGATTACCAAGCATTTGCGAGAGCCCAATTGCATGCGTTTGAGAAAGCAACATTTGGATGGGCTTATTGGACTCTCAAGAACGTGAATGAACACTGGAGTTTGGAATGGATGATCAACAATGGCTACCTCAAGGCTTGAGCTAGTTGAGCAGCAATGTGGCTACTACTCCCCGTTTTTGTCTTATTTTGTTGTGCTCTATTTTATGTATTGGTGGCAATATCTACCTAAGAGCGTAAATTACatcttgaataattttatgtgatTGTAACTATTTGCGTAAATAAAGATAAAGAATTGTGACCCTTTCCAAGTTTTTTCATTGACTTCTCATGTTCTCTTGCAATTTTACAATGGATTTCCacaattaattaaaattctTTTTCCATCTGATAACAAATAGAGATAATTGGCACCAGATAATTGATATTCTAAAATAAATCAATGCGTTCAAAAATTAAgaatcaaggaaaaaaaaatgctttatACCTGCCCCGTTTAAAGATtagaagaaaatttaaaaaaatgctTTATAGATGCCTCGTTTTTAGCCTAGACTTTTGCAAGGGAGACGAAgggaaagaggaagaggaatttaaaaaagaaagagatgcGCCTAGGCAATTTCGGTGTGAACTGAAGCAAAGGAAGAGAATCGATGCTTGAAATCCCAATTTTGACCCATCATTTCATGCAGTTGACCAGGTCAATCACCAGCCTGTCACGTCCGACAAAAAGTGGTAGCATGCATTTGACTACGTAAATCACcagctaatcgcctccgacaaaattttggaaatataatatttattgaGTTCATAATTCATGATAAAAGAGTCAAagttttgtcttttatttttttaagttacTAGAAGAAACTCAGCAATCCTGAGTTGTGTACAAAGAGTACTTTTGAGTTTAAAACCCTACTCTTCTTACATTGATTAATAATGCTTACCAAAAaccaaaaatgcctttttatcacataaaagtattttttttgaacaaaaacATTGCACCCTCAAACAGGCTCAGATATGGAtgcatttatttttaaaaaagaaaagttaaaaGTTGTTAGAAGAGACGTAAACCACAACAAAAATTAATATGTGAAAATATTAAATCGGTAAAATCCAACTTAATCATTAATGTCCTATCAATCTATTCAATTAGATCTTTCACATAGGAAATAAAGAACAATTTAATTGAAAACTTATACTTTTATATACATACTAGTTGTGAAAACTGCGTAAGGCATTTATGTAGTatgaataatttaataaaaaaaaatctcttaatAATTAATATATTCATATTACTCTGCAAGAAATTTACCCGTATtttaaattgttaaaaaaatgtTGCACATCAATGTGCACGGACAACCCACGGAGGCAGAAAATTTGAAGTCCGCTCTCTCGGACAACCCACGGAGGCTACAGTTTGTGGGAAACCTGGAAATAACGCGTACCAATTTGGGACTtggaacctttttttttattgactTGGTTACAGGTCTTACACGGATGTATTGGGACTTTGCTGTATAAAATCTTGCCAACTTTTTGTTTGTTCTTCAGAAAATGGCGAACAATCTTgaaatgaagaaactagttgCCATCTCTTGCTTGTCATGGCTATTCTTGGTTTCTTGTAGCGCTGTTGCAGGCCAAGATGTGCCATTCAAAGCAGCAAATTTAGGTGGTTGGCTGGTAGCTGAGGGATGGATGACTCCAGACCTCTTTGATGGCATTCCCAATAAAGACCTCCTGGTACACTACACCAATTTAATTTCTCTCCATAAACTCTGCCTTTGGTGACTTGTCAAATTGTTACAAATCAAAATAACTTCCCTTTTATGGTATGAAACTGGTGGCAGTAATATCATTCTTGGACAATTTCAAGTTTCTATACAGTAATATCTTATGGAACATTAATTACACATTGGAATTGCATGATTCTTACGTTCATCTAGGATGGAACACAAGTGCAACTGAAGTCGACAATGCTCAACAAGTATCTGACAGCAGAGAACGGTGGTGGATCAAATTTAGTTGCTAACCGCGATAGTGCCTCTGGCTGGGAAACTTTCTGGGTGGGTAGTTCTATGACGTCCCCTGATCGTCTATTATGAAGAATTTCTGGTGTTAACTCTGCGTATATACACTTCATTCGTGCTGAAatatgcctttttttttattctgtTTCTTATACTTCTATGCACATGCAGTTATGGAGGATTAATGAGAATACCTTCAACCTCAGGGTGTTCAATAAGCAGTTTGTGGGACTGGACAATCAAGGTCAGGGAAAGAATATAAATGCAATATCTACTACACCTGGAAATGCTGAAACGTTTCAGATTGTAAGGAAACAAGATGATCCATCCAGAATACGCCTTAGAGCCTCGAACGGGCTCTTTGTTCAGGTATATTTTGCTCTTTATTCTGAAACGGTACTACTAGCTTTTTTCTCAGTCAGAAGTAACATATCATTTGCAGATTGTTcataaaaaggaaaaggtacCTGCCATACgattttcaaatcatttgagAAGGGAAAATTGATTTATCTGATTCTGGTTCGAAAAATGGATGTAACCCTACTTATTTTTACCATATAGGACCCTGAAATGGACTAGTTAGAGACATATATGATTGGAATGTATTAACTAGCAACATTATGCAAGCCAATGCAAGCCAAAGTGGTTTTACTGAGTTTTTCTGACTTCTATTTGGCTATTTGCCTTGTGAAAGGCTCCCAGTGGATCCTCAGTGGTGGCAGATTATGGAGACACTTCAGATTGGGGGGATCAAAATCCATGTGTTTTCCAATTGAATATTGTCAACACATTAAGGGGCGAATACCAACTTACAAACGGATATGGGCGGGATAAAGCTCCTCAAGTGTTGAAGGTAAAACTAGTAACACACCTAATCTAATTTAATGGGGATTTGGCCATATATATCAACTTACGAAGAAATCATttgcactaaaaaaaaaaaaattcaaactgcAGGATCACTGGAATAATTACATTGTGGAAGACGATTTCAAGTTTATGTCCGATAATGGTCTGAATGCTGTTAGAATTCCAGTTGGGTGGTGGATCCAGTATGATCAGACACCACCAGCACCATTTGTTGGAGGTTCCTTACAAGCGTTAGACAATGCTTTCTCATGGGCACAGTAAGCAGCCTTAGAAGAAAATCACGCTTAAACATTGTTCATTTGACTTGAGTATATGGAGCGAACAATGAAATCTTAGTACACAAAAACTCAGAACTGAATGCTGAACAGTTAACATGTTGTATAGGTACTATTTGTTATTAATCCACTCATTACTGATTTTTCCGGGTAACTATTGTCACAGGAAGTACAATATGAAGGTGATAGTGGACCTCCATGCAGTTCCAGGATCACAAAATGGGAATGAGCATAGTGGAACTAGAGATGGATTTGCAGAATGGGGAGATTCTTATGTACAGAGAACTGTGGAAGTCATAGACTTCCTTGCAAAAAGGTTATCCAAAGAATTCCCCTTTCACATCatattaatttcatcattctaaaattttcatggaaaaatgttCTCTGCATCTGCACAGACCACAGTATCCAAGATCTAGATGTCCTTTTTGTAGCCGAATTTTAATCCACTAAGGGAGGAATATGGACTTGCATTTCTAGCTGATACATTAGTTTCCTCTACTTCCTgttataaaatctgaatctCAGACATGGTTCTTGATGCATCAAAAGCACTTAAACCAAGTTTCCATCCATGCTAATCTGGTACAGTAACGTAATAGTATCAGGTATCCAGAGATCCCTAGTTCCTCAAGGTGTGACCTTCGAGAAATGTTTTATGTCTATGACCTGTTGCTTGATAGATGCTTGTATTTTCAGGTATGCTAATCGTCCAAGTCTTGGAGCGATAGAGTTAATGAACGAACCTAATGCAGCAATTGTCCAATTTTCTGCTTTAAGCGACTACTACAAGAAAGGTTATGACGCTGTAAGGAAGTATACTTCCACAGCTTATGTCATATTGTCAGCTAGATTGGGAGATGCTTCCGACAAGGAGTTCCTTTCTCTTGCTGGTGGCCTTGATCGCTCCGTCATAGACGTTCATTACTATAACCTCTTTTCAGACCAGTTCAACAACATGGATGAACAACAGAATATTGATTATATTCGCAATGATAGGGCTGCACAACTGCAGGAAGTGACTCAAAGCAATGGTCGTCCTTTAAGCTTTGTTGGTAAGTCATATTACCGCAGCCAATACTCCACTTCAAAGATGTTGCCATGAGAAATGGATTGATGGTTTTGGTCTTCCAAATTTCTGCTCTGCTTTAGTAAGGTGTGGGATTGAAAAGATCGTTTGAACTCCCAAGTTTTGGATATTGCATCAAGATGTTACTTAATTTGACAACATAAATAGGGAGTATGTTGAAAAAGTATGACATAACAAAACTACTCGAGAATTACATGATTTTTTTTACAATCGCAAGGTTCAAATTTCTTACCTTTCTTGTGTGAATCACAAATTTCAGAGTTTCTAGTGAACTAGACTTTGATATTTAACCAAAACCTGCAGGGGAATGGACAGCAGCAATGGCAAAAGACAATCAAGACATGGAAGCCTACAGGAGATATGCACAAGCTCAGCTAGATGTTTATGGAAAAGCCACATTTGGGTGGGCTTACTGGTCATACAAATGCGAACCCTGTGGGATGTGGAGCCTTCAACGCATGATTCTAAGAGGCCTTATTAAACTGTAATACCGATGAAGATGATCCCTTGGCTCCAATCCACCCAAGCCCCTGGAGCCTAATATACTCTTTGCCCATATTTATGTTCGCTTTAAATTTTGTCAAAGCTGAAGGCCCAATAACTATATAAACACATTCACGTCGCTAAATGTATGTGGATGGTTTCTTTAAGAGAGATTTGCAGTTCAAATGTTTAATATCCGATTCATGGACCATCGGCCCACATACTAAATTTTTCTAGGGGAAGGGCTACCACTGTAGCTTGATACGGCTCCTTCGAGCGTCGCTCAtgcgtttgaaaaaaaaaaaaagaattgcagTTTTGATCTCAAATGTTTGGGGTATGAATGCCTTTAATCGTTTAAGTTTGGATGAAAGCAAATGTaattttaaatgtttaaatttcTGTACACATTCAGTTCTAatgactgatttttttttccaattattaCTGGAATCAAATCACATGCaaactaattttttaaaaaattaaaaattgataaaatattGTTAGTCATAatctataataaaaaatgattcATTACTCACATGCTAATTACAAATGTAATTAATATTTAACCTAATTTTTTATGTCAACTAATTTTTCGTATTTCTAGGCTAAATACTAATTACCCACCTGATAGGCAtgcgagtagacatgtcaattGGTACGTTTTGGATTGGATCCCTTTGATCCAAATCCagatctattaaatttaagttgGACCCAAACCCAAACTCTTATGGGTCTACAAAAATAAGTCCAAACTCAAACCCTTTTAGATTTGGGTACCTAATGGGTACCCGTTGTATTTTTCTAAATACACTAAAGTAAACATGtactaaaaatatatatatttcaaaaaatgtaAACaccatccaatttttattttccaataacaaaattaatatctaagaagttgaatgcaatattatgAACTCAAAAAATAACTATTATCGATTGTTTCAATTTATATTTAAAACTTCAACTGTATCTACGTCCAATCATTCATTTATTTGCCtttactttttctccttttttctgAAAAAGTTTGTACTAATTATAATGACAACTAGAATTAacttcaaaaaagaaaacaatcatgAAGTCTTGCTCTATTTGATCCAATGACCAtagaatattataatattttataaatttactaattaatatatattaattatatatacatGGGTCTGAGTAGGGTCTAGTATAGATTTAGATTTGGATATGAACCATAGAAAATCAAATCATACCCAGACCCATAACTCTTTTATAGGGTTTGAGTCTAGATAAAgtttgaatttgagaaattaaatctaaaCCCTATCCAAGTACATTGGGTCTAGGTTGGATCTGAATAAGACTCGATCTATTGACATATGTACATGCGAGTCATCAGTCCTTATTTACAACAAATTATGgctaataattatttttcatttttgtatttttttaaaaaattaattgatgTCACATAATAGCATATGATCTAATTCTGGTAATAATTGGCAAAAATCAATCAATAGGACTAAATGTGCTGAGTGATTGAAACAGTTGGAACTACATTTGCTTTGATTAAACTTTAAAAACTAGAAGCACTCATACCTCAAATATTTTGAATCAAAACTACAATTCTCTCTTATTTAAATGTGTCAACATCTTTTTTTGCTTTATCTTTGCAGATTGGAATATCTCACATCAATTAAGACAATAAATAATGTTCTCTTTCAAAATTATCATAAAAAACTATTTGTCACAAGTATTTAAAGAATATATGTCTAACATTGTTTTAAAAAGtcttcttaaaatttttttttttcagtaagAAAGGGatgggatttaaaaaataatgagATGTAGGGAAATTTGAAGCTCAATAGATATCTATTGCTTTACACAATAGATATTTAAGCTCAACTAGTTATAGCTCAATATGGGTCTTTGCTTAAAAAAACGAAGAAAGAGTGACATCCTACGAGTTTAATGATATTGTCTTATTGAGTTTGTAGTGAATTTTATCATTGAGGACTCAAAAAGCCACTTTGCATCCCACGTATTTTTGTTATCTAGACGAATATGCACTCATATTTATTTATACTCGATTCTGACTACAAAATAGGAGAAATAACTAATTCTTTGGTCTCAAAATGATGCTCAATACGgtgatttttttcccttaatttctTGTAAAGCTTTAAAAAAACAATTATTCAACAATCCAATTTTACCTAAAAACTTTCCTCTCATAAATTCTTAAGGACACTACTCTAGATGCTTCAAATAAAGTTGACTTTCAATATTATCCTCTTTGGTTATTCTTAAATTTCACACTTCTACTAAAGTTGACTTTCAATAATATactcttatttttcttctttctctcccTCTTCCATAGTAATGGGAAACCTAGTACACGTAGCTATCCCCGGTATCTGTCGAAAGAAATTTATTCCACAAGCTTGTTTCTCAAATTACTTATTTCTAGAAATAATAGGCTTTTAAATAAGATAAGATATATGTCGGCAAAATGGGAAAATAAAATTTAGCGATGCGTCGGCAAATTAATAAAGATGACGCAATTTTTGTCCGCTTATTATTAAGGGCAACAATCCCACTGAGGTACATTCAATATATAAATCGGCGTTTGttctaaaaatatatatataaatgcaCAAGTGAAAAAAAGTGTACCATGATTTATTTTTAGAGAAATTTGAATCGAGTTAATTTAATTTTGGATGAGGTAATACGAAATCAAGCAATTTTGATGAATCAGAACTAATTAATTATATTGTTGTTAGCTAGCCATGAAGATTACTAGAGAATGTGATTAAATTAGAGAATCTAGATTGCAAATGTCTTTTGATAGCTATAACAGAAATGTTATCATACATgtaaattttcatttataattGGGTGAAGTTATGGAAATAAATTTCTACCATTAATTTTCTTGCAGCTAAAATGCTAGAAAAGATATTTATAAgatacaaaatttgaataaaTGAGTAagtatatttaatttttttctctaACATATATGCCAATCTTTAGTTATATAACATACGTATGAGCTCCGAAAGTCAAATGAATTGTTGCacaaaattttacatttaaatTTGGAGGCTTTAAATGCATATCTAATTATATTTAACAACTCTTTGTTTTTTACTCTATATTTCGAATTCTAAGGGGATTTCAAATACATGAGCTCAAAATTATAGTATTTGTCAGGTCCTACCTGTATTTCAATTAAACCACGCTTTCACCAGCGACCATGCACTTGAGCTTCGCTACCCCTCTCACTAGGCTCCGTCTCCAATTTTTCCACCTCTTCTTCTCTTCATTTTATACCAGACTTTGGCTTTCCTACACATCTTTCGCTTCTCCCCTAACCTGCAAAATCCTAAATTCATAATTCAGAGCTAtccctccagccatttctctctccctctttcattttcagatcctcattttttatttattgcaaaaaaaaaaagagaaattgacTAAAAGACTATAAGGAGAAAGGTAGAGACGAGGGGCAATTGCGTGCATCACATAGAAATACAGGATGATGGACGACGACAGGTTGTaactaaatttacttttctttctttatttgttgATAGTATGATTTGTGGCTTGTTTTCGTAGTTCTTTtcctgtttttctttaattcaacTCAttggaaaaacaagaaagattaGATGAAGACAATCAATTAGGGGTGCATTGtccatttaaaaaaaagaagaagaagaagaaaagagacaTAGTAGGCATTTTGCACTAGATTATGAATTGTCTATTTTCCTAACATGTAAAAACTCCAAAACACGATCAACCTAGAAATTGCCCCCATCTTGAGATGATGGTGAAGCGTTTTCGGTGGTGGTAATTTGGTTCTTCATAGGAAGCAAAAGGGTTGTTAAGAGCAATGAGGGAAAAGAGAGTCTGTTGATGGAAGCAGGCAGTAATTGTCACAAATTGTGAATGACAAAtgcaggggaaaaaaaaaaggaagaagaagaagggggAAGTGGAGGACAAGGAGACTTGACATTGCAAAATAAAGGTGGTAATTAAGATGATGCGAAAGCATAATAAAAATACATTTGGCCTTCGACCAAGTCTTGAGCAGCGTGACCATCTAATATGATTGCTTTAATTTACATGTCAATTGGGAAACTAATTTAGTGTATTTAGTGTAGGTTTCCAAAATTTGTTTagataggaaagtgattttgtaAATGTAGTTTCAAAACAGGAATGcagtaatcttttttttttaaaaaactttgagCATAGTCTTCGATTTTGTTCTTGCATGCCTCTATTATATCGAATTCCACAGTATCCGTGTATGGAATTACGATAATCACAGCACGCACTCGCACAGTATAGGTTCCATACCATTACAACATGTTTAAGTTGATCAATTAAGTTTGCCAGTGCTgcttaaataaatttttttttttttaaaaaaaaaagagagagagagagagagagagagatagaagtTTGGGGGTTCTCTAATTTTAATCATAGGATTTCAGATGCCTATAAAACCGACCTAAGTCTTAGGGTGATCTCCACTGTGTATTTGTGTAGAACAGGTGAAGTTCTTATATATCGAGCCATTGACCATATCTTTAATGGTGTAAATGTTTAGATTAGACAAATTTCTAACCTTTTGGAAATTTTAGAATCGTGTTTGCCATATGGAAAATCTTCCTTTAAAATGAAAACAACATATTCgtgtattttcattttctaatatttgAATTGCTTATAATTTGTACACCAATCTTGAGATAAGTTGAATAACATCATCTATGTATGAAACGTTGTAAAGGAGTTAATTCTTGAAAACTGCATCCATGCAATGCACCCCTCAACGAACAGTCTTGTCTCAATATGTTGCATCCCTTCATAAGAGTCACCAACCAagcatatgtatatgtatatataagatttatttatATATGGCAGGCATTCTCTCATAAGTTGCATGCATGTTTAGCAGAAACATAGTACTGCTACATTCAAGACAGGTTATTTAACGCAAGTTCTTCGCATCTTTGATCTTCTGATTAGCAGTGATCTATTTGCCGCCATGAGGAGAATTGAGCAGCAGACTGGTTGGGGTTTGG
Protein-coding regions in this window:
- the LOC113713739 gene encoding probable glucan 1,3-beta-glucosidase A, whose protein sequence is MATIKCFFILLSCFFSISNGRVPPAEFRVKAVNLGGWLVTEGWIKPSLFDGIHNKDLLDGTGIQFKSAKSGKYLSAETFKIGGSAKIVAKKTSAAEWETFKLWRVDSSNYNFRAANTQFVALGLDGKQFQSLITVAKDPTIWETFEIIRKADDLNRVRIKGPNGFFWQVKSEGAVTADWDRFNTTWGDDDPSVFLITTVGGYQGEYQVTNGYGPLTAPQVMKEHWNTYIVENDFKFIAENGLNAVRIPVGWWIASDPNPPKPFVGGSLQALDNAFLWAQKYGLKVIIDLHAAPGSQNGMEHSATRDGSLEWGLTDESIQQTVAVIDFLAARYAKNPSLLAVELLNEPLAPGVALDTLTRYYRDAYDAVRKHSSTAYVILSNRLGPADHTELFALASVLTKPVIDVHYYNLFSTIFTNMTVQQHIDYVKTNRTAELASITSPNGPKIFVGEWVAEWDVKGATRQDYQAFARAQLHAFEKATFGWAYWTLKNVNEHWSLEWMINNGYLKA
- the LOC113713846 gene encoding probable glucan 1,3-beta-glucosidase A; translated protein: MKKLVAISCLSWLFLVSCSAVAGQDVPFKAANLGGWLVAEGWMTPDLFDGIPNKDLLDGTQVQLKSTMLNKYLTAENGGGSNLVANRDSASGWETFWLWRINENTFNLRVFNKQFVGLDNQGQGKNINAISTTPGNAETFQIVRKQDDPSRIRLRASNGLFVQAPSGSSVVADYGDTSDWGDQNPCVFQLNIVNTLRGEYQLTNGYGRDKAPQVLKDHWNNYIVEDDFKFMSDNGLNAVRIPVGWWIQYDQTPPAPFVGGSLQALDNAFSWAQKYNMKVIVDLHAVPGSQNGNEHSGTRDGFAEWGDSYVQRTVEVIDFLAKRYANRPSLGAIELMNEPNAAIVQFSALSDYYKKGYDAVRKYTSTAYVILSARLGDASDKEFLSLAGGLDRSVIDVHYYNLFSDQFNNMDEQQNIDYIRNDRAAQLQEVTQSNGRPLSFVGEWTAAMAKDNQDMEAYRRYAQAQLDVYGKATFGWAYWSYKCEPCGMWSLQRMILRGLIKL